The sequence ATAACAATGCTTCCGGATTGGTCACAGCATCCCAGCTGTTGAACCGCAAAAACCTGCCAATATACACTCCATATCCACATAGAATGAAGCTCACAACCACGATCACTTTTACCCACAGCCCTTTCACATGAAGAGACAAAAAATGTTCTACCTGCATTAGAGAAATGATTCCCAGCAACAAGCCGTTCCAGGCTGCTGAAGAGACGATGAGGAGATCGAACCACTGTGGAACAGGCGGTCTTTCCTGAAAGTGAAAGAGATCCGTGATCATGTACGGTGCATTGGGGAAAAATACCAGCCAGCAAGCCAGCACACCGACAGTACGGAGATTGATACCGGACAATCTGGCCAATTTTCGACTGAATATCAGGGGTAATACACCCAAAAATGTGTTCCAGATATAGAATAAATAGAAATATTCATGATAGCGGAGAACGCGTGCTACGAGGAGTGCCATCGTAAAAGCAATGGCAATACCCAGCATTTTTTCGAGTGGGGAGATTCTTTTTAACATAATGGTCAGGTTATTCATGCTCAATTTACTGTTTTTGGCTGCAGTGATAGTACATAGGCATAGCAGGGATGCGGGATGGGAGCGGATTCTTTGAAGGATAGGTACACTACCTGACCGGGTCGCTCTACCATAAGTTTAGTAAGGTGTTTGCTGGCATTCGTTGACCGCAGCCAACCTCCTAAGCAGGTAGCAATTATTTACTGGCATTATCCAGCAATCCCAGATCTTCCGCATCCAGCTGTAAAGCCGGTGCCGCCACCAGTGTTTCCAGCTGATGTTGGCTTGTAGCACTCACGATCGGAGCTGCAATGGTTGGTTGCGCCAGCAACCATGCCAGTGCAACAGTTGCAGGTTTAGAATTATGTTTAGCCGCTACTTTGTCCAGTGCATGTAATACCCCAATACCTTTTGCATCCAGGTATTTCCTCACTCCTTCACCACGCACACTTTTCTTAAAATCGTCCTCAGAACGGTATTTACCTGTCAGGAAACCTGCTGCCAGTGACCAGTAAGGCATTACACTCAAACCATACTGCTGTGCAATAGGTTGGTATTTTGTTTCAAAATTTGCACGCTCTACCAGGTTGTAATGTGGCTGTAAAGCCTGGTAACGGGGTAAACCCTTTTCTTCTGCCAGTTTCAGGGACGCTGTCAGGCGCTCCGGTGTCAGGTTGGAAGCCGCAATGTATTTTACTTTACCAGCTTTGATAATTTCATCGTAGGCAGACAATGTCTCTTCTAAAGGAGTCACATTATCATCAAAGTGTGTATAGTACAAATCAATATGATCTGTTTGTAAACGTTGCAATGACTCATCAACTGATTTCAGGATGTGTGCCCTGCTCACATCTTCTTTATGTTCTTTGTTCTGAGAACCTACTTTGGTAGCGATGACAACCTTATCGCGGTTGTTGCGCGCCTTCATCCATTTACCAATGATGGCTTCTGATTCACCACCTTTATTGCCTTCTACCCACCAGGAATAAGTATTCGCAGTATCAATGAAATTAAAGCCGGCATTGACAAAAGCATCTAATATTTCAAATGATTGTTTTTCGTCTAAAGTCCAGCCAAATACGTTACCACCAAAGTTGATTGGAGCTATCTGTAAATCTGTTTTCCCAATAGTTATCTTTTTCATCTGTCATCAATTTGAGAGGATAAAAATACCCCTAATAGCGACCGCAGGGTTTGTAAAATGGGGGCAATTAATTGTATATTTCTTTTACTTTTGTTTATTATGAGTTTTTTAACAGCAACAGGGATCCGTAAACAGGAGAATGGCGAATGGGTATTAAAGGGTATTAATTTTTCGCAGGAGAAGCACCAGCAGATTGCTATTGTAGGGGCCTCCGGTTCCGGAAAAAGTACCTTACTGAAGATTGTAGCCGGATTGATGCAGACAGATGAAGGTGAAGTACGATTTGAAGGTACGCGGGTAAAAGGCCCACACGAAAGATTGCTTCCCGGCGAACCTGGTATTGCTTACCTGAGTCAGCATTATGAACTGAGATTGAACTACAGGGTAGAGCAGGTGCTGGAATATGCCAATAAGATGACGGATGACGAAGCAGACGAACTCTATAGCATATGCAGGATCAATCACCTGATGAAGAGAAGAACCGATCAGCTCTCAGGTGGGGAAAAACAACGAGTGGCTATGGCCCGGTTGTTAATTGGTAATCCTACATTATTCCTGTTGGATGAGCCTTTCTCCAACCTGGATTATTCACATAAAGAGATCCTGAAAACGGTGATCAGGGAAATCGGAGAAAAGCTGGACCTGACCTGTCTGCTTGTATCACATGATCCACAGGATACACTGTCATGGGCAGATGAAATACTGGTGGTGAAAGATGGTTTGATTGTGCAGAAAGGCACGCCGATTGATGTATACAATCATCCTGTGGATGAATATACGGCAGCGTTGTTTGGTCCTTATAATCTGGTTGATGCGAAGGTGTTGGAGCTGACAGGCGAAGAGCAAGCATTTATTCGCCCCGAGAATTTGCAGTTTGCATATAAATCCGGGATCAAAGGCATTGTAGAAGCAGTAGATTATATGGGGAGTGCGTATGAGGTGCGTGTAAAGGTTCCGGGAGGTTCCCTGTTGGTCAGAACACCTACTGATGTACTGACTAAAAAGGGGAGCACTGTATATCTCACTATTAAACCTGATAGTATATGGCGTCTTTAGACAAGTTTAACTCCAAAGAAAGATTTTCTGACAGGGTAGACAACTACAAAAAATACCGTCCTACCTATCCGGATTCGTTACTTGATTTTTTGCAGGCAAAAGGTGGGCTTACCAGTGATGCAACAGTGGCAGATATTGGTTCCGGTACAGGTATTCTGACGGAATTATTATTAAAAAAAGGTTGGACGGTGTATGCGATAGAGCCGAATGCAAAGATGCGTGAGGCGGCAGAAGCACAGTTGAATGACTATCCCAATTTTTCTTCTCTCACTGGTTCAGGGGAGGCGACTGGGTTACCAGATCAGTCAGTACAACTGATTACAGTGGCGCAGGCTTTTCACTGGATAGATCCTGTGTTGGCGCGGAAAGAGTTTGATCGTATCTTATTACCTGATGGGCATATAGCGTTGCTGTGGAATTTGCGTACGCTGGATTCTCCGTTTGACAAAGGGTATGAAGATATTAAGGCGAAGTATGGAACGGATTATCATGAGATCCGGAAGGCACATGAGCCGGAGCTGACGGCGTTTTTTGCACCTGCCACGATGGATGTATACTACTTCAGGCATAGCCAGCAGCTGGACTTTGAGGGATTGAAAGGGCAGGTGTTAAGTTCTTCTTATATGCCGCAACCAGGGCAGAAAAATTATGAGGAGATGATGGAAGCGCTGACAGAGTTGTTTGAGGTGAATCAGCGGGATGGTGAAGTGACGATTACTTATGATACGAAGTTGTACATCAATAAATAGCTGTACATCCGCAATAAAATATGCATAAATGGGGGAATTCACTAATTCTCAGAAAACAATAGCGCCTGCCGCAGGAGAACCCGCAGCAGGCATTACATCTTTTTAACGCTCTTCTTTTAAAGACCACCCGGTCTTTAATCCAATTACAAAAATCACCAGCAGGAATTCACCCACTGCCAGCAATATATCGCCTGGTACTCTTAACCAGCGGAGTTTTGCGAAACCATGATCTCCTATGCCGGGCGGGTCACTACATGTTGCATGACGGCCGATATTTTTTGTGCCCTGTTTTTAGCTGCCTGTGCGGTTTCGCCGGCGAACAGTTCATCTATGGTTTGCTGAAAGATGGAGAGCCAGGTGTTGAAATGCACAGTGTCGATAGCCATTCCGCGGTGTACACTCATTGGATCGCCCTCGTACTTTCTGGTACAGAGGAGGAGTGTACTCCAGAAGTTACATAGTTTCTGCAGGTGGGTATCCCAGTCTTTGATGCGGGCGTTGAAGATGGGACCTATGGTGTTGTCCTCTCTTACCCGGGCATAGAAGGTATGCACCATGAGTTGTATGTCTTCTTCAGTTGTAATATCGGTCAGCATAATTTAATACCTTTTTGTCTTTTATTAGTATAAAAAAAATGTCAGCGTTTCAGGAACCCAATGTCTTTAGTGAGTTTTTCGTGAAACTCGTCCAGTCTGGTGTTGTTCAAAATATTAGCCATATCTTCTCTGATTCTCTTGAACTCGTGGTGGATGGGACAGGGTTTGCTTTCTGAGCAATAATCCAGGCCGAGTCCGCAGCCGGAGAAGATCTTGTCGCCGTCAATGGCTTTGACGATGTTGGCGATAGAGCATTGGAGGGCTTTGTCATCCAGGTAAAAGCCGCCGGTGGGGCCTTTGAAGGAGAGGAGTAAGCCTTTCCTTGTAAGTTCCTGCAGGATTTTGGCGATGAAGTATTCAGGGGAGTCGATACCTGCAGCAATGTCCTTAACGCCGACTTTGACGTTATTTTTGGATTGCTGTGCAATATAGATCATTGCCCTGATGCCGTATTCGCAGGTTTTTGAGAACATATGGCAAAGATAGGGTGGAATTAATAAAAGATAAAAAAGTATTTTATTGGTAGTGTGTCATTTTGAATTTAGTCAAGCCGGCCGCAGGCCCATTCCGAATCTTCCACGCAGTTGCCTACGACAACTGCGTGGAAGATTCGGGTGATTTTTTAAAGAAAATTGAAATTGATACACTACTATTTTATTAGAAGGGGGCTAAATTGGATGGATGGACAAATTGAGGGCAGACAATAACAATATAAAAGGGAGATTTTATTTTTGAAAGCGTATGCTGTATTTTTAAGTGTAGCATTTACAACCAATTCCATGTTATATCGACTTTTGTTATCCTGTTTATTGATTTTTTGTTTGAAAACGAATGCGCAGCTGGTATGGAATACCCAAAGCCGGCATGCAGGAGAATCTATGCCTTGTGGAGGTGGAGATATTGGGTTGAATGTGTGGGTAGAAAAGGGGGATCTCCTATTTTATTTATCGCGCAGCGGTACATTTGATGAGAATAATGCAATGCTCAAGTTGGGGAGGGTAAGAGTACGCATAGAAGGCAGGCCATTTGACAAGGGGGATTTCAGGCAGGAGTTGCACTTGGAGGATGGGAGTGTGATTGTAAGTGGAGGTGGGGTACGCATAGTATTGTGGGTAGATGTATTTCATCCGGTTGTGCATGTGAGTATGGAAAGTAAAACAGCAGTGCGGATGAGTGCTGTTTATGAATCATGGAGATATGAGGATCATGTTATTACAGATGCGGTAGAGTGCAGGGCGAATTCATATAAAGAATTACAAGCTTTTCCGATTACGACTTATAAGGATACTGTTTCTTTTGTGGGAAATAGGGTACAGTTTTATCATCGCAACAGGGATGATAAGGAGGATATTTTTGATTATACAGTGAGGATGGAAGGAATGTCTGCGGTGAAGGATCAGTTATATAATCCTATCCGGCATAATACTTTTGGAGGAATTATGCAGGGGAAAGGGATGATAGCAGGGGGAAATACGGATGGCCAGTATGCAGATACAAAATATCGTGGGTGGGAATTGAGAACATCTAAGCAGGTCAAGTCGCAGGAAATAACGATCGGACTGCATGTAGCACAGACGAATACATCGAAGGATTGGGAAGAGGGGCTGTGGGCATTGATAAAGGAATCCAAACCTGTATCGAAATCTCTATCGAACCATGTATCGATAAAGATATCCATTGAGCCGTCTTTAGGGCGGAGACGCAGCATCAAATGGTGGAAACAATTCTGGAATCGTAGCTATATTCATATTGATAGTAAAGATGCTGCTGTTCGTACAATAGACCGTAATTATGAATTATTCCGTTATCAGTTAGCCTGCAATGCATTTGGTGAATGGCCTACAAAATTCAACGGCGGGTTATTCACATTTGATCCCTGTTATGTAGATAGCAGTAAACATTTTTCTCCTGACTTCAGGGCATGGGGTGGTGGTACTATGACCGCGCAAAATCAACGACTGGTTTATTTCCCCATGTTGAAAAACGGAGATGGAGAAATGTTAAAAGCACAATTTGATTTTTACATGCGCATGTTGCACAATGCATCTTTGCGTAGCAGGGTGTATTGGAACCATGTCGGGGCATGCTTTACAGAGCAGATAGAAAATTTTGGTCTGCCGAATGTAACGGAGTATCACCCGAAAAGACCGGCTGGTACTGACCCTGGTGTAGAATATAATAAGTGGTTGGAGTATGAATGGGAAACGGTGTTTGAGTTTTGTCTGATGATGCTGGATGAGCAGCGATATGATGGTGTGAACTTACAAAAATACCTGCCGTTTATAGATAGTTGTTTGTCTTTTTATGATGCACATTATCACAAATTCGATGCACAGGGGCATTATATATTTTATCCTACTTCTGCTGCTGAGACGTATAAGCTAACTTATAATTCCACTACTGTGATAGCAGCGATGCAGACGATTTTACAAAGATTGATAGTGGTTGCACCTGATCCAAAATGGGATACGATGTTAGCACATTTGCCACCCATTCCTTTTGGTGAATATGAAGGTCATACCACTATTTTGCCAGCAGAGAAATGGGAAAGAATTCAGAACAGGGAAACGCCACAACTTTATCCTGTATTTCCCTGGGGGATTTATGGCATTGGAAAACCAGGATTGGATACTGCTATTAATACTTATAAATACGATCCACAGGCAGTAGCGCAATGGGATTACGCAGGGTGGAAACAGTATTCCATCTTTGCTGCCAGATTGGGCATGACAGCAGATGCAGCGAAATTAAGTGTATTGAAATTTAAAGATGGGCCACATCGTTTTCCTACATTCTGGGGCCCGGGTTTTGACTGGACACCGGATCATAATTGGGGAGGATCTGCCATGATAGGGGTGCAGGAAATGCTGCTACAAACGGATGACAGGAAGATTTATTTATTACCCGCATGGCCGGGAGAGTGGGATGTATCTTTCAAATTGCATGCGCCTTATCAAACGACTGTGGAGGCAGTGGTGAAAGGGGGGAAGGTCGTGTCATTGAAAGTAACCCCGAAGGAAAGGGAGAAAGATGTTATTTATCCAGGCAGGGGGTATGATTGATCTGTGAAGGTAACTGCGGCGGCAAGGGAGAAGCATGTTGTTTACCCGGACAGGGGGTTGTGATTGATCTGTGAAAGTAACTCCGTTGGCAAGAGATAAAGATGTTATTTACCCGGAATGGGGTGGTGATTGATCTCTGAGGGTGTTCCTGGCGATAAGGACCTGGTCTATCCAAACTGGGGTGGCATATGATTTGATTTATATTATTTATCCCCAAATGGATAGCAAAAGATATGCAAAACGGTACGATGATCCAGTATTTCCACTGGTATACTTCCGCAGATGGCAGTTTATGGAAAGAAGTAAACAAAAATGCCAAAGCCTTAGCTGCGATGGGCATCAACGCTGTATGGCTTCCTCCTGCTTATAAAGGAGCAGATGGGGCTAACAGCCATGGATATGACACTTACGATAAGTACGACCTGGGCGAGTTTGATCAGAAAGGATCTGTACGTACCAGATTCGGTACCAAAGAAGAATATATTGCCGCCGCAAAAGCTATACATGATGCAGGGATGCAACTGTATGTGGATATAGTGGCCAATCATATGATAGGTGCAGATGAAACCGAGAGAGTGACAGTGCGGAAGGTAGATTTGGAAAACAGGAATGAATTCATTTCTGAGCCTTATGAAATAGAAGCCTACACTAAATTCACCTTTCCGGGCAGGAAAGGACAATATTCACAGTTTATATGGGATCACCGCTGTTTTACGGGGATCGACTATGCTGCAGATACGCAGGAGAGCGGGATCTTTACCATCCAGAACGAATATGGAGAAGGTTGGGAAGATATGGTGGATGATGAAAAAGGCAACTTCGATTACCTGATGGGTGCAGATGTGGAATTCCGGAATCCCGAGGTGAGGGAAGAGTTTAGAAGATGGGGAGAATGGTATTATAATACTGTGAAATTCGATGGATTCAGATTGGATGCTGTGAAGCACATTACCCCTGATTTTTTCAAGGGATGGCTGGAGCAGATGCGGCAGTATGCAGGGCGGGAAATGTTTACAGTAGGGGAGTATTGGGCACCTGGGCACCTGGATTTATTATTGAAATATATAGATGCTACAGAAGGTAGGATGTCATTGTTTGATTCTTCCCTGCATCAAAATTTGCATCATGCATCAAAGTGTGGAAAAGATTATGACCTGAGTAAAATACTGGATGATTCGCTGGTGGCCACCAAACCTTTTCTGGCGGTGACTGTAGCAGGAAATCATGATACGCAACCTTTGCAGGCGCTGGAGGCCCCCCTGGATGATTGGTTTAAACCACTTGCGTATGCATTGATCTTGTTGAGAGAGCATGGGTATCCATGTGTATTTTATGCGGATCTGTATGGAGCGGAGTATACCGATAAGGATGGGGAGGGGAATGATTGCCATATTTTGATCGCACCGGTATTAGGGTTGGATAAATTGATAAAGGCAAGGGATCAATATGCATATGGTATGCAGCGGGATTATTTTGACCATCCGAATTGTATTGGTTGGACGAGAGAGGGAGATGAGGAGCATGCAGGCGCTGGTTGTGCGGTGGTCATGTCGAATGGAGAAGAGGGGAATAAGCATATGGAAATAGGTCAACGGCATGCAGGGAAAAAATTCAGGGATATAACGGGTAGCAGGGAAGAGGAGATTACTGTGGGAGAGGATGGTTGGGCTGAATTTACCTGTGGAGCCGGATCGGTGGCTGTGTGGGCGGAAGCCAGATAGGAACGGAGGAAGCGGCGATGAATTAAAAGGTATACTGAAGCAAAAAGAAGTAAATAGAAAACGGAATTACGCTCAGGTAAATGGAAGTAAACTGAAGCAAAAATGGATAAATGGGAAACTGAATCATAATCAGTTAATAAGACGTAAACAAATTAAAGCCCCTGTAACCCCAGCCAATTATATGGAAGGTAACCCCCAAGGGCTAAAACTTTTTATCTTTACGCTCTCTAAACCTGAATTATGACCAAAATCCTTTGTCTCTCACTGGCGCTGTCATGCAGCATACTCAGCCATGTAAACGCACAAAATAAAGAATTTAAAAACGACGCACCCATTTCACCCAGCCGGATACTGAAAATCGACTCCGCTGTAGTGACCCATCATGAAGTCACTATCAAAGGCCAACGGGTTCCTTACTCAGCACAGGCAGGCAGCATGCCTATCTGGGATGAAGATGGGCGCCCACTGGCAGGGGTGTTCTACACTTATTACGAAAGGGAAGACATCAAGGATAAATCAAACCGCCCACTGGTCATCTCTTTCAATGGGGGCCCCGGCACCCCTTCTGTCTGGATGGAAATTGGTTATACCGGTCCCCGTCTCCTCAACATCGATGATGAAGGTTATCCTGTGCAGCCATTCGGTATGCGCGAAAACCCAAATTCCATACTGGATGTGGCAGATATCGTATACGTAGATCCTGTGAATACAGGTTATTCCCGTCCTGTGAGCAAAGATGTTCCTGGTTCCCGCTTCTACGGCGTAAATGCAGATATCAAATACCTGGCAGAATGGATCAACACTTTCGTAACCCGCAAAGGCCGTTGGGCTTCTCCTAAATTCCTGATCGGCGAAAGCTATGGTACTACCCGTGTATCTGGTTTAGCACTGGAACTGCAGGATGAACAATGGATGTACCTGAATGGTGTCGTGCTCGTATCACCAACCGATTTAGGCATTGAACGCAGTGGTCCGCTGGATCAGGCACTGAGCCTTCCTTATTATGCCGCTACTGCATGGTATCACAAAAAACTCCCTGCAGACCTGCAATCCAAAGATCTTAATGATGTATTGCCGGAAGTAGAAAACTTTACCATCAACGAACTGGTGCCTGCTATTTCAAAAGGCGGCTCTCTGGATGATGCACAACGTAAAGCACTGGCACAACGTATGAGCCGCTACAGCGGATTATCTGCACAGGTGTTCCTGGAAAATAACCTCATCGTTTCCTATAACTTATTCTGGAAAGAATTACTGCGTGACCAGGGTTATACCATTGGCCGCCTCGATTCAAGATACAAAGGTCTGGATAAGCAAAATGGTGGTAGCAGACCTGATTACAATGCAGAACTGACTGCATGGTTACAGGCTTTTACCCCTGCTATCAACATTTACCTGCGTGATGAACTGGAATATAAAACTGATCTGAAATATAACATGTTCGGACAGGTATGGCCATGGGATAACCAGAATAATAAGACTGGCGAAAACCTGCGTCAGGCAATTGCACAGAATCCTTTCCTGCACCTGTTGGTACAATCTGGTTACTATGACGGAGCCTGTGATTATTTCAATGCAAAGTATAGCATCTGGCAACTGGATCCAGGGGGTAAACTGAAAAGCCGTATCAAATGGGAAGGTTACAGAAGTGGACATATGATGTACCTGCGCAAGGACGATCTGGCTACTGCTACAGAGAACCTCAGGAAATTTATTAAAGAGGCGACACCAGCAAAGGGTACGCCTGCGAAATATGAATAACTTTTTTAAACAGACTGTATCATCATTACGATACAGTCTGTTTTTATTCGGTACCTGATGGAAACAGCCAGACCATTAATACACCCTTCTTTTTGAATCACTATGGAAAGACTGCTACAACATGTACAACGCTTTGTAGAATTAAACAGCGAGGAACAGGAGCTGTTATTATCCTGCATGAGATATGAAGAAGTGAGCAAGAAAACACATTTGCTCAAACAGGGCAAGATCTGCACAGGGAGATATTTTGTGATAAAAGGATTGTTGCGGCAGTACATCGTCGGAGAAAACGACGCAGAGCAGATTACGCATTTTGCACTGGAAAACTGGTGGATAGCGGATTATGATAGTTTGGAAAGGCGACAGCCTTCGGAGTTTTGTATACAGGCTGTAGAGCCTACTGAATTACTGGTGCTGGATAAGGAAAAGGAAGATGAATTGTTTAGGCAGGTACCTAAAATGGAGCGGTATTTCAGATTGGTCTTACAGCGATCTTATGCGGCTTCTATGATGCGGATTAAGTATATTTTTACCACGAGTGGAGAGGAAAGATATAATCATTTTAATAGTTTGTTCCCGGAGTTTATACAGCGTATTCCCCAATATATGTTAGCTTCTTACCTCGGGTTTAGTGCAGAGTTCCTAAGTAAGATCAGGGCTAAGCGATCTTGAACTAGTTCAAGATTTTCAAGGGCAATTCTACCCCAACTTTGTGTCAACAACAAAAACAAATTGATATGCAAAACAGAATTGACATTAGTAAAGTAGAACCCGAAGCTTACAAAGTGATGATGGCTTTTGAGAAATATGTACATGGTACAAAGTTGACACCTATTCAACGCGAGTTGATAAAGATAAGAGCATCACAAATTAATGGTTGCGCGTATTGTCTGGATATGCATACGAAAGATGCAAGAAAGTTAGGCGAGACAGAGCAAAGGATTTATACATTATCAGCGTGGAGGGAAACTCCTTTTTTTACAGCAGAAGAAAGAGCGATACTGGCGCTGGTAGAGGAAGTAACGGAAATTAGTAAAGGGCATGTAAAGGATGAAACGTATGCAGCGGCAGCAAAGGTGTTGGATGACCAGACGATTGCGCAGGTGATCATGGCGACGATAGTGATAAATAGTTGGAACAGGATAGGAATAGCGACTAATATGCAGCCTGAGTGATAAAACGCCGAAATTCCAACGAATATCCGAACGGAATTGGCTTAAATTTATAGATGAAAACACTCATCACCCTCGAAGAAGTCGCATTCTTTTTCATTGCGCTTGTATCATTCCATCTACAGTCAGCCTACGTCTGGTGGCTATTCCCCGCTTGTCTGCTGTTGCCTGACTTATCGATGGTCGCATACCTGGCAGGGCCAAAAGCAGGTGCATATGTATATAACTTCGTACATCACCGGGCAGTAGCATTTGTGATCTATTGTTTAGGATGGATGTCGCATAGTGAGTTGTGGTTGTTTGTAGGAATTATACTGTTTGCGCATTCTTCGATGGATAGGGTGTTTGGGTATGGGTTAAAGTATGTAACAGGATTTACAGATACACATTTAGGAAAGATAGGAAAACGCCCCTTGTAAGGGGCGTTTTCTATTATTTACCAAGCTGCCTTATTAAGAATTCAGCCGCTGCTTTATTGACCTTGACTTCATTGCTGTATTTCATCCAGTGATGCGTATCATCCGGAATACTCAGGATTTCGTAATGCACACCTTTTTGCTCCAACCTGTTAATGAGATCGATACTTTGATTAAAGTTTACATTTCTGTCATCATCTGCATGAATCAATAACACAGGTGATGTCCATGTGTCAACATGTGCAACAGGCGATGATTGCCACGCTACTTTCTCCGCAGTATCAGCATCTGGTGCAGGGGTAGCAGTAGGAGGTGCGGAGAATTGCATCCGGTTATGCACCCCATGAATATCTACGCCAGCTGCAAATAATTTTGAATCCCTGCCTAATGCGTGAGCAGTGAGGAAGCCACCATAAGAACCTCCATAAATACCAATCCTTTTAGCATCTACCTGTGATTGTGCCGCCAGCCATTCTCCCGCAGCTTTCACATCCTGGTATTCGGAAGCACCTAATACCCCTGCACTGGCGGGTTTATGAAACTCATAGCCATAACCTATCCCCAACCTGTAATTGATGGCTAAAACAATGAACCCATTATCTACGAGGTATTGATTTAAAGCATAATCAATAGAATAATAATCCATCCAGTGCCAACCTAATACCATCTGGCGTTGAGGTCCGCCATGTACATATACAATGGCAGGCTTCCTGGCAGGACCACCTGCAGGTTGATATAATTGTGCATGAACAGGTGTTCCATCAGGTGCTTTGAAGATCACCTGTGTAGGTGTAACCAGTTTTACAGATGGGAAATCTGTAGGAAGAAGAGAGGCGCCTATCAATGCAGGTTTCCCCTTTCCAAAAGGCATCTTTGCGGCGAGCAGGGGTTGCTGTGCATTGGAAGTAAATAAGATCACAGTTTGTGCATCGCCTGTTACTACAGGATAAGTTTCAATGCCATCACCAGTAGTGAGCATTTCCATCGCTGCTTTATCAACAGGTACCCGGGCTATGTGGCGCCGGTCTATATCCTGTGGAGAGGGGCCATTGTTCGCACTAAACACCAGCCATTTTTTATCGGCCGTCAGCGAGATCTGTTCGCACATAAAGTTGCCGGGTGTGAGTAAAAGCGGTGTACCACCAGTACCTGGAATCGAATAGAGATGAGGCCATCCATCATGATAAGACAGGAAAGTCACCCGGTTATTCGCTCCCCAATGCAGGTTGGTCGCGCCATCGGTAGTGGGAACAGAACCACTTAATGTAGTAGGTGCTTTCCACAGTAATGTTGAATTCCCATCACTGATATTGGCCGTCCTTATTTCCCACGGTTTATGACGGCGGGGCAGGATAGAATCTGTTGCACCGCCTGTACCCGGTGTCCGGACAAAGGCAATCTGCTGCCCATCCGGCGACCAGCGGGGGGAATTATCCTGTGAAAACCCGGGTGAGATCCATTGAATAGGAGTGGTAGGATTTGTATAAACACCAATAAAACTATGACCACTACGATCAGATACAAAAGCGAGTTTGCTACCATCGGGCGACCATTCCAGCGAGCTACTGGTACCTTTGATACTGAATAAAACCTTTGCAGGTGCAGAGCCATCGACGGCTACGATGTATACCAGTCCTCCTTTTACGAAGGCAACGCTGTCACTGTGCGGTGACAGGGCCGGAAAATCC is a genomic window of Chitinophaga sp. LS1 containing:
- a CDS encoding carboxymuconolactone decarboxylase family protein, encoding MQNRIDISKVEPEAYKVMMAFEKYVHGTKLTPIQRELIKIRASQINGCAYCLDMHTKDARKLGETEQRIYTLSAWRETPFFTAEERAILALVEEVTEISKGHVKDETYAAAAKVLDDQTIAQVIMATIVINSWNRIGIATNMQPE
- a CDS encoding DUF4260 domain-containing protein, translating into MKTLITLEEVAFFFIALVSFHLQSAYVWWLFPACLLLPDLSMVAYLAGPKAGAYVYNFVHHRAVAFVIYCLGWMSHSELWLFVGIILFAHSSMDRVFGYGLKYVTGFTDTHLGKIGKRPL
- a CDS encoding S9 family peptidase; amino-acid sequence: MHKPSLLTAFYFCFASMAYGQHYTMEAVTAYPFPSELTASAQGSKVAWAVNEQGKRNVYVATGPDFSPRKLSNYTQDDGQEITSLSISDNGKWVVYSRGGDHSGRDGFNPVNPAHDPIPPKTEIWSVPFDGGPAKVLSDGDFPALSPHSDSVAFVKGGLVYIVAVDGSAPAKVLFSIKGTSSSLEWSPDGSKLAFVSDRSGHSFIGVYTNPTTPIQWISPGFSQDNSPRWSPDGQQIAFVRTPGTGGATDSILPRRHKPWEIRTANISDGNSTLLWKAPTTLSGSVPTTDGATNLHWGANNRVTFLSYHDGWPHLYSIPGTGGTPLLLTPGNFMCEQISLTADKKWLVFSANNGPSPQDIDRRHIARVPVDKAAMEMLTTGDGIETYPVVTGDAQTVILFTSNAQQPLLAAKMPFGKGKPALIGASLLPTDFPSVKLVTPTQVIFKAPDGTPVHAQLYQPAGGPARKPAIVYVHGGPQRQMVLGWHWMDYYSIDYALNQYLVDNGFIVLAINYRLGIGYGYEFHKPASAGVLGASEYQDVKAAGEWLAAQSQVDAKRIGIYGGSYGGFLTAHALGRDSKLFAAGVDIHGVHNRMQFSAPPTATPAPDADTAEKVAWQSSPVAHVDTWTSPVLLIHADDDRNVNFNQSIDLINRLEQKGVHYEILSIPDDTHHWMKYSNEVKVNKAAAEFLIRQLGK